ATTCTTCCCTGGACATGTAAGCTGATATCCACTCTGCCTTTGAGACCTCTGGGCTGCTTAGAAGCACCTCTTTGTCTCTCCAAAAGGAAAGTCATTGCTGCCGCCGCCACCTCCCACCACCTTCTGGAGTTCTAAAGGCGCTTTGTAATGGCTGGTTCTACAGCGACATCATTTCTTTTCGACAGCCAGGAATGGGCGAGAATACTGTACCAGCAGGGCCCTATGGCAAGCCCACAGATACTTACTTAGGAAACCAGTTGGGATCCCCAGAGAAGAGTCCATCATCCCTGGCTACCGCCAGCCCACCCAGGTTCATTAGTGTCCGCTGCACACAAGCCATGTTCTTTCCTGGAAAACAAGCACAGAGCCTGAGCGCAAGTGGGGTACTAGATGCCTTCTACCTGCCAACCAGGTCCAAGCTTGGCATCCCAACTCCTTAATTCATTGTTTCCACCCTACCCTGCAGGAGGGCCCATCTTCCATCAGGCACGCACACACTCTCCTCAGGAAAACCACCACCTGTCGTGTCTCTGTGGTAAAGACAGCACGGCCCAACCCCGAGTCTCCTGGGTAACAGCCCTGGGCCCCGGCTCACCTTCCCAGAGATCCACGGTTTGGAAGATGTCAGTGGTGTTAATGCCATAGCGCTCAGCGGCCTGCAGGAACTGAGAGATCTGCTCCATCTGCTTGAAGGCCATGGTGGAGGCCTGGATCTTCTTTACAGGAGCCTGCCCCTCAGGGTATAGTGAGTTAATGAGCTCACACAGCACCTGGAAGAGGTGAGGACATGCCTACTCAAGACCAGAGCACCAAAGACAGCGAACCAGAGAGGGGCTCTCCAAGGTGAACCTCAAGGTCCCTCCTGCCTCTGAAACCAGATGAAGAGCCAGTGCATGGCTAGTCTTTCCTTGCTGCTCCTGAATCACTGGCCGAAGCTTACCTTCTCACTCTCTTGCAAACAGCCAGNNNNNNNNNNNNNNNNNNNNNNNNNNNNNNNNNNNNNNNNNNNNNNNNNNNNNNNNNNNNNNNNNNNNNNNNNNNNNNNNNNNNNNNNNNNNNNNNNNNNNNNNNNNNNNNNNNNNNNNNNNNNNNNNNNNNNNNNNNNNNNNNNNNNNNNNNNNNNNNNNNNNNNNNNNNNNNNNNNNNNNNNNNNNNNNNNNNNNNNNNNNNNNNNNNNNNNNNNNNNNNNNNNNNNNNNNNNNNNNNNNNNNtgggattagaggcatgctccaccacttcCCGGCTCAAACTGCCATTCTCCCAGCACCTATGAGCTGATGTTCTAAGGGACACATCCACCTTGACCTTCACCCCATGGAAAGGTCAGAAAGCACGGGGGCTCTAGCAGCCTCTGGAAAGATTCAGGCTGACGACACAGTTGGGTCTATttgtcctctttcttctcctatttGGGTTAAAGGGCCCCCATGCCCTCCCTGCACCTCCTAGCTCGCTCTCACCGTGCCATCCTTGAGCCAGTTCTGGAAGTTCTCACGCCCAGGCTGGGGCCGGCCCACATCCTTGCGGCACTGAGTGGTAATCCACTGGATCAGGATCTGCTCCAGGTCCGCATCGTACTGCTTCTCAATCTTCTGCTGCACCTCTCGGCTCAGGCCGTAGGAAGGTCCCCGGttggccattctgacagctgtGGTGACGATGAGGAGCTGTGGGAGAATATAACCACGGTCAATTCTACAATACTCAGGGTGCCTGTGAGGGCCAGAGAGGGAATTCCTGCCCAGGAGCTAGCACAGCAGGGctctgaactctggccctctggtGTGAGGCTACACAGATTCTAAATTTCATTTGAATGAATGGTTTACATCTAGGATGAAGCCTAGGACCCACGGGAATAAAGGATGGGGTAAATGCTTTCGGTTCAGATCTTTACTGGGAGTAATGAGGCCTAACAAAGGCAAATCAGTCAGTCTAGCCCCCAACCCTGCTCTTCAAAGCCTTAGAAAATGTTTCAGGAACAGAGAATATAGAGCATAAGGGAAACCTACGCCAAGATGGGGAGTGAGTGGCATTAATTTCCACTAACCACTAGGTTTCTAACGGAGCGTCTGCAGTAGGGATTATAGCAGAGAACAAAGTCTTCAGccctgccgggtggtggtggcacacacctttaatcccagcactcgggaggcagaggcaggcggatctctgtgagttcgagaccagcctggtctacaagagctagttctaggacaggctccaaaaccacagagaaaccctgtctcgaaaaaccaaaaaaaaaaaaaagtcttcagcCCTGAACTCTCCCTAGTGCCATCGCAGGGACACAGGGAGTGAAGGTGATCGTGTAAGCAGTGTACAGGATGAACGCTAAGGTGCAGAGTTCAGATCATGTTACAGGAATTAACAGACCCAGGGCGACAGAAGCAGTCTGGGTGGCCTTGCTGGGAAAGGGAGGCCCGCATTTTAGATTGCCAAGGGAATTTCCTCTGTGAAACCTTGCAGTAAAAAACCAAatgctttcccttccctttgaGGCATCATGGTAGACAGAATaacccccttcctcctcccttcctctcaccacCGAAGGTGTCCACACACTAATTCCCAGAACTGGGGGATAGATCACCTTACAGGAGTTAAAAAAGGAGGAGGGGCGCATTTGCAGACAGAATGATTACTAAGTGTCAGCCAGGCGGGCCCAATATTCTTACAAGAGTTCTCATtctcagggagaggagagggcagaatgggagggggaaaggcagagagtgcCTGTATCAGGCATATTCATGAATCAGGCAATGCCCCTAGAAgcccagaaaagaaaaggaaatggattcTGCCCTAGCTCATCAGCCCCAGTGAATGTAGCCCCGCCAGCACCTGGACCTCCACCAGTGagaccccaccacacacacacacacacacacacacacacacacacactcactcactgggTTTCTAGACCCATTAGAGCAGCCCGTGTGCCACTAAGTTCATAGTCTGTTAGAGCAGAAACAGGGAAATTACCCCAGAGCCTTGGGCTTTATTTTCAGGGAAACCTGGGAGAGAAACAACGGCTGGGTGGCAGAGTGCACGGCTGAATTTAACTTTCCTTGAGGACCTTGGTTAGGAACCGGTAGCTTCTGACCACAGGTCTGAGTTGGCAGCATTTCGCTGTGGGCAGCCCTTCCCACCCACCACTTTGCTGACAGGTCCAACACCCAGGAACCTGGGAGCAGGCGCTGGAGACGCTGCTGATGCCTGAAGGAGCCAGGAACAGAGGAGGGACACTGTCCCGCACTTGTGACTCCCAGCCCCTGTTTAGGGGTCCTGCCAGGAACAGAGGAGGGACACTGTCCCTCACTTGTGACTCCCAGCCCCTGTTTAGGGGTCCTGCCAGGAACAGAGGAGGGACACTGTCCCTCACTTGTGACTCCCAGCCCCTGTTTAGGCGTCCTTCTCTCTGGTCAGAAATACAGCTGGCTGTCTCTGACAGCTCAAAAACTGGTATTCCCAGGACAAGAGCCTCCATTCAATGAGAGGCAGGGAGCCCACATCTGGCTCCAGGCCAGGTCAGACTTAAGAGATGAAGTCATTCTGGCTCCCTCTCTCATGCACCCCAGGTTAAACACTCCCACCACCCCCACAACGGGCGCTGGTGCTCCGCCAAAATACAAGAAGCCAGGCTGTCTCCAATAATGTCATGCATCTGGGCAGAGGTTGTGTGCTGGGCCAGTGCCCCCTTCCCCACCCTTCAACATGGCCATCCCTTCCTACCCTGGGTTATCCAGCTGCACATTTCCGGCAGGATCTGCCCCATAAATCAgctatttttaaactttgttaGGAGACTTCCCCCAGTCAGACCAGATAAATGTTAGGCCGGGTCCCGACCCACACCACGCCATGGGCCACACACACAATCAGCATGATGACGGCAGGTAGAAGTGTGGAGTGGCTGCGTCCTGGCAGAAGAGGTGAGCGAGCATCCTCGCCCACACTGTCCACCCACAGCCACGCGGCTCCCAGTCTATACGTTCTAGGTGTAActagaagacaggacaggaaaagGAGATGGCTAAAAGCTCTCATCAGAAGCAAGACTCCTTTCCCTGCCCAATTTCTAGACTTCTCTTCTGGAAATAGCCTCGCCCCTGCCACTTCGGGCTGTTTCTAGGGAGCTCATGGGCCTGAAGCCCGGGCATAAGTAAAGAAAGGACAAGAGAATGATTAACCCAGATACCGGGGTTAAGAAGGAGTCCAAAGACAGTCTTTTCCAGTGTCCCCCGCTGCCCCTGATCTATCTCCAGACAGAGGACTACTGAGGGTCCCTCCCCTGGCTCTGGAGCCTGGACACAGCTGGCAAGGTCATTGCTGTCCAGCTGCAGTATCTCTCGTCCACTCCGAGGCCATGACCCCAGAACCCCAAAGTGGCAGAGCCATGGGGCGGAGTTCTCAGACGAAGCTATCCCAGCCAGGCCTGCCTGGCCAGCAGCTGTGTCTCTCCCTACCCCCTCAGGCAGACAGCTGATGGGTTGTGGCTGCTGCAGCTGGAGAGACCCACCCTAGTTACACCCAGGAGACCTACCCCAGCCCTccctcagagaaagagaaaatagcaaGTCTCCCTCCGGTGTGGGCTAAAGACATCTGTCAATCTGGAACACAGCTGTGGGAGATGACCAGAACCGGGTATCTCAAGTGGAAGCAACAGCTGGATAGCCTACATGGCGGGCTGGCAGTGGCGAACTCCAGAGCCAACAGCAGCCCTAGGAACAATCCTCACTCAGGCCTACAAGGTTACAAGAGCTTGGAAAGAAGGAGGGGCCGCAAAAGGCCTTCCAGCCCAGGGCTCCACCCAAACCACAGCTGGCAGCTTACCTAGCCCCATTCAGCGTCAATGCTGAAGTCAAGGGGAACACCAAGTTGGGAAGGGTCAGACTTTGGGATTCCTGACTGAGTGTTTATTGGGAAAACAAGGGGACTGTCCTCTTATGGTGCAGATGGAGCATAGGGAACTTCCCAGCTGGGACTGTTGGGACTTTTCTGAAACAGAAATGCCCAACGAGTAGGCAGAAGGCCATTGGGGAGCACTGTGGTTAAGGGGATGCCTTGCAGGGGGAAGACCCTCCCCCCACCAAGGGGCAGCCCCCTCACCACCTCATCCTGAGCAGAAGAGAAAGCTCCACAAACAGGAAGCCAAAAGGCCTGCTcaggagaggagggggtggaggCCGTTGCCATGACTTCTGTGTACCAAACAGAAGAatggaggcagggtgggggcCCCCCAGGCAGGAACACCCACTCCACACAGACTTGGGTGGAGGCCCTGGGCAAAGGGGTATGAGGGATCCTAACCGTTCTCAGGGTACAAGGAGGCAGCTTTGGCGGACCGGGAGGGCATATGTAGTTTGTGGGTAGAGAAGCAAGAATCGAAGAAGTCTAGAGGACACATCCTGGGTAGGAAAGCCCACACCTGGCAATCTCGAAGGGCAAGGCCATGGAGTGAATGAAGACAGGCTGGGCGCCAATTCCCTGGGGGTTGGCATAGACAGTAAAGTTATGGGTGCGCAAGGGGATGGCAAGGACAAAGATTATTTTGCTGGCTCTGGAACGATAGCACCCTGCTCACCCCTCCCAACCTTGTCCCGAAGTCTGAGGTGTACCCTGAACTgcaggaaggagaaactgggaggagctTAGAGATGAGGCGCTGTCCCTGACTCCTGCTCCGGATTAAGAGAACAAGGGGAGCCCGTCCAGCCACAGGTCTCCTACACCGCACCTTCACTTTCCATTACCGCTGCTTCTGCTCCGGATACCAAGTATTCCAGAACCTCTCCCATACGAACACGGGGAGGCCTGCGGAGCCCAGCGAGGAGGCAATCTACTTCCGGTCTGCAGGTCCAACCCCTTCAGccgccgcccccacccccacggcCACACCCTGGGCCGTTATTGCGGATGAGTCACCCACCACCCTCCCGCCACTGGGGTGACGCAGGTCTGGGCAGCCCGCCCGCCCGTCCGCCCGCCCGCGGCCACCACCAGCTTTCCCAGCAGCAGGGGGCACGGGAGGGGGCAGCGGGGCTTGGGCTAGGGTAGGAGAGCTTGGACAGCAGCCAACTCCTCCAGACAGGACACATCCTAGTGCAGTCAGGGCTGCAGCCCCGAGATGTCCGAGGTCAAAGGCTCTCCAGGAAAGGGATGGGGTCGCACAGAAGACCAGGCCACTGTGCAAGTAAGGCACCGAGACCCGTGACCCTAGGTGGTGAACCCGAGTacccagaaaagcaaactagCAGGAAAGGGCGCAAAAGGGCAGTCTCGAGGACACAGAAGGCAGGCAGTGCCCACACGTGCTCCTGGACCAGGAAGTGAAAGGGTCGCACGGTAAATTCAGGGACTGCGGAGACGCACCAGGGCGCGCTCCAGAAACCTATTCTTGCCACCACTCAACACCAGCCTGCGAACGTCggactccctccttccttcttccccaagaACTCGACGCTGGAGTAGACTGCTGGGGCTTGGAACCCGACCCTTGGGTAGGGACGGATGCCCCGTCTAAGCACCCGCAAAGCTCGCTTTACTTAATTGTCCAACAATGCAGAATCAAAACTTGGGAACCGGACCTGACAGCACGGGGCGGGGCGCCCGGTTCAGACCTTTGCGCCCGCCAGTCTATAACCCCCACGCTCCCTGGAGCAACAATCAAGTGTTGGCTTCTTGCTTTCTACAGACCACACACAtactcccaccaccaccaccaccaccacccccaacacacacttcCTTGGTCCCTCGGTCCTGCTCACCGTCCAAGCGGGCTGGATAAGAGCACGCGCACGTCAGGGGCTGCGCAGCGGCGAGTGGAGCTGAAGACCCGGCCGGGCTTGGAGTTTTCTGGAGGGTCCCGCCTCAGACGGGGCGGACCAGGGGCGGGGCAAGGGCCGAGAAGGTTTAAAGGCGCAGCCTAGAGGAATGCTGGAGTGCTTAAGATAGGTGGTCTGTAGGCAGGAATGAGGGTTAAAGGACCTGCTGAGTCCTTGGCGCCCCTGCCTAGGTCTCCACCCATGAGAACCCAATCTCCACTCAGCTACCTCAGACTTACAATCCAGTAGAAAACTTTCTGCCTAGGTTAGCTCGCGATTGCAGGTTTAAAAACTGGCAAGGTAAATGAAGGTACTTGAAGAGCCTTCCCCCAGGACTGAGCAGGGTGTGACCAGAATGGGGCTTACAGGCTGGGACAGCACCCCCACGTGGTTCTGCTTGCCATTTAACTTCAAGCCTGGGCAAAAACTAACAGTGAGGTCACTCCTTGCCCAGAGCCCAAGGGGTGTGGTAGGACTTAGGGCCTGGGGTTCAGACCGaacctctctctcccacccttccATCTCATGTTTAATAACTTGACATTTTCCCCTTACATCTTGGCGGGATCCGAAAGGGGGAGGCTTAGTGGAGGAAGCGGGCAGGCATTTTTCTGCCCCTTAGGGTGGAAAGCAATAGTTTAGGGGTGTCCAGGACACCTGCTTTTTTCCAGGCTTCAATTAATGGAGTCCCCACTTAAAACCCACCAGTGCTGTCTTTCTTCACATTCTAGGGGAGACCTCAGTTgagcctgatttttaaaaaaatgacagctaGTTCCTCCCTGATCTTTGCACTTTCTATTTCCCAGAGTACCCACTCATACTTCGAGAATGTCGTTAGGTCGTCTGTGCCTTTAGGGTGTCTTCCCCCAACCCCCGgaaggtttctgttttcttcactgGCACCTCACCTGCCCTGCCTCTTACCTGCCGTGTGGCTTTTGCTCAATTACGAAAGCATCTTAAGCATTAGTTGCCCTGtctacaaaataaactcaaagctGTGGCCACTTAAACAGCACTCAGAAAGAGCGCAGAACCGTGTCTGGCACACAGGGAATGTTCTCAGCCTTTTGTGAGGGTCCCAGGAAGTCCCACACGTTCTAAGTACTTACGAAATGACACAACCCGGACTCTTTGTGCCAGTGTAATAGCCAGCTTATGGCTTTATCACAGAACTTGGTCTGCTGTAAATGTTTGTCTGCCTCGCTGACCAGAAAGAACTCCCCAAGGACAAAGCATTATCTCGGTGACTTCTGTATTTTCTCATGGCTTCTAGCCTAACAGTAAATCTCCACTAGCTGACCCTGCTAGGCCCTCAACAACTACTTTTTGAATGATGGTTGAATGTGTCCCATTCAGTATCTTTTCTGTACAGGTCCAGGGACTTCCTCGCCTTTCTTACACACAAAGATAGGTAACAGAGACAtgtttttcaaacttttattcaccgttttttttttttaaaaaaaagaacctgcaCCACCCACActataaacaccacacacacacacacacacacacacacgcacacgcttCAACCCCCCAGACTCAACTAAAGAGTCAATACATTCATTCTACACCAAGCTCACGCAAGCCTACCCTCAGGCCATCATCAGGGGTCTATGCCTGGGCACAAAGGGGTAGGGGCAGTGGCCGAGCTTGGAGTCAGAGTCTTGGCCTCCTCTGCAGATCCATATTCTTTCCGAGCCTCACACTGTGCTCATAGCAGAGTAGCCTGTTCCGGGTAGGAGATGGACTGCTGATAGGCCGGTAGCCGGGCCCTGCTAGCATCTCTGCGGCGGCGGAAGGCCAGAAATTCCTCCCGAAGGGCAGCACAGCGGGCCTCAGGGCCAGAAGCATGGCCTGTGTTCAGGAGGCAACTCTCCTCTGGAGTCTTCGCACCTTCAAAGGGAAGAGCTGAGATGCGAGATGCTGCGGTGACTAATTGGGTGAAGGGCTCAAGCCTGAGGCTCCAAAGGCCCTTTTGCAGGCAGTGAGCCTGGGGAGCAAGAGACGCTCCAGGGCAGGGAGCCGGAGACTCAGGAACTGACTGAGAAACAGGGGGACCAGCTCAGAACACGGGACAAGGAGTGCGGGGCAGTGCAGTGCAGCAGGCTAGGAAGTTCACCTACCTAACTCTGGCTCAAGTTCAGGGCGGGACCGAGAGCCGGGCAAGCCGTGGTGCCaagtctccagcagctccatgtcCCCGGGGAATTCTGCGTCCCATTCATAGTTCTCATCCACAGATGTGTTCCTCCTGTTAGGACAGGTGGAAGGTGTTGAGTGGAGGAACAGAGGGCCGCCTGCAAAGTATGAACCCAGGCTCCTCTAAATCAGACTGAGCTTCTCCCGGGTGAGAGCCTAGGCGGGTGGGGGCGGAGCAGGGGAGAGAGATCTGGACTGACAGGGCAGCATGGAGGGCCAGGGCCAAGATGGGTAGCTATTGCCTTTACCTTTTGCTGACTGTCGCCACGTGTTCCCTCCGGGGCCACCTCTCCGGACCGCTGGcccagctgctggtgtctcctgGAGCCGGACTGAGGTAGCTTCCCCCTGCAGAGGGGGCTGTGGAGGGGGGCCGCAGGAAGGAAGCACTTCCTCTCCCACTGCTCTGGCTAGTGAGGCTACCACGAGGAGCGGCAGGGAGAAGCCCCGGCAACACCCGCTCCCTCAGTGTCCAGTCAGTCAAAGCTGTGTAAGGAGGCTCTGAGGAGGCCCCCACCCCCGTTATTGTCCTAGGAAGCACTGCCCTGAGGTTTGTGGGAGGTGAGTCGGGCAGTGGAAGGAAAGATGAAGGAGCACAGGGCTCCGTGAAATCTGGAGGTGGAGCAGGTGTAGGCTCCTCCAGAGGTGGCCAGTCCCCATCGACATTCATCTCCCGGAAGAAGGGTAGGCTCAGGTACTGGAGCAGGGGTCCTGGACCTGGTAGGGGGGCTGCAGGAGGCGGCCCCACAGGGCTGATGTCTGCAATGCAGAGGGGCTGTGGTACCCCACTAGGGCTGCTACTGCTACAGTCAAAGGACTGGGCCAGGCGTTTGGCTGAGGTCTGAGGTTCTGCCCGCTCCAGACATAACTTTTCTTGTGGAGGGGCCACAGTGGGTCCCATCACAAAGCGGCCATCTGGGCCCCGGCAAATGGGCTCCAGTGGCAAGGGTCCACAACCAATTGGAGAATCCGGGTGGGGGCTAGGAGGTCGGGCAGGCTCCCCC
The window above is part of the Microtus ochrogaster isolate Prairie Vole_2 unplaced genomic scaffold, MicOch1.0 UNK35, whole genome shotgun sequence genome. Proteins encoded here:
- the Tagln2 gene encoding transgelin-2; this translates as MANRGPSYGLSREVQQKIEKQYDADLEQILIQWITTQCRKDVGRPQPGRENFQNWLKDGTVLCELINSLYPEGQAPVKKIQASTMAFKQMEQISQFLQAAERYGINTTDIFQTVDLWEGKNMACVQRTLMNLGGLAVARDDGLFSGDPNWFPKKSKENPRNFSDNQLQEGKNVIGLQMGTNRGASQAGMTGYGMPRQIL